The Roseovarius indicus genome has a segment encoding these proteins:
- a CDS encoding TraB/GumN family protein, with amino-acid sequence MRWLAVGLCCLLAAPASAQSWATRELCLEQAPKVHPEAFAPRTYEEIQQLAADIPNGTGRFWRVESADGAVSHLWGTMHSNAPHILDLPEAVTTEIAAARTVAIESDYTGQTRRDVFRQNAAARYILDNLTIDTVDFGIPLDMENWIRTRLAGLGWGYDAYATLRPAAIAEILLFHPCNDFHDGSFPIQDYHIQLQGALAGADLIGLEDRNAFYDRLNDPANLDLAAAIIATYGAYLDPEQSQEAYATFDALYLSGRIAEVMAWERAFFDHRYPDGEGADWLARTNAYLLAERNETFLATALPELEKGGLFMAIGAFHLPRDTGMIALLRREGYTVTRIPVPGEAP; translated from the coding sequence ATGCGCTGGCTCGCCGTCGGCCTCTGCTGCCTGCTCGCCGCCCCGGCGAGCGCCCAGAGCTGGGCCACGCGCGAGCTGTGCCTCGAGCAGGCGCCGAAGGTTCACCCCGAGGCCTTTGCGCCCCGGACATACGAAGAAATTCAACAGCTTGCGGCCGACATTCCCAACGGAACCGGCCGCTTCTGGCGGGTCGAAAGTGCCGATGGCGCCGTCTCTCACCTGTGGGGGACGATGCATTCCAACGCCCCCCATATCCTCGACCTGCCCGAGGCCGTCACCACCGAAATCGCCGCCGCCCGGACGGTGGCTATAGAGAGTGACTACACCGGCCAGACCCGGCGCGACGTCTTTCGCCAGAACGCCGCCGCCCGGTACATTCTCGACAACCTGACGATCGACACGGTCGATTTCGGCATCCCGCTCGACATGGAGAACTGGATCAGAACCCGCCTCGCGGGCCTCGGCTGGGGCTATGACGCCTACGCCACGCTCAGGCCCGCGGCCATCGCCGAAATCCTCCTGTTCCACCCCTGCAACGATTTCCACGACGGCAGCTTTCCCATCCAGGATTATCACATCCAGTTGCAGGGCGCCCTCGCTGGGGCAGACCTGATTGGGCTCGAAGACCGCAACGCCTTCTACGACCGGCTCAACGACCCCGCGAACCTCGACCTGGCCGCCGCCATCATTGCCACCTACGGCGCCTATCTCGACCCCGAACAGTCACAGGAAGCCTACGCCACCTTCGACGCGCTCTACCTCTCCGGCCGGATCGCCGAGGTGATGGCCTGGGAACGGGCCTTTTTCGACCACCGCTACCCCGACGGGGAAGGTGCCGACTGGCTCGCCCGCACCAATGCCTACCTGCTGGCCGAGCGCAACGAGACCTTCCTCGCCACCGCCCTACCGGAACTGGAAAAAGGCGGGCTTTTCATGGCCATAGGCGCCTTCCACCTGCCCCGCGACACCGGCATGATCGCCCTGCTGCGCCGCGAGGGCTACACCGTCACCCGCATCCCCGTGCCCGGCGAAGCCCCCTGA
- a CDS encoding phenylacetate--CoA ligase family protein produces MTRYFDDLETRTPEDRAADLARALPEQIARAQALPGYGDTLRPVDPNAITSVEALSVLPVLRKSDLGKAQSGTPPFGGLTTLSPDGFAHIFQSPGPIYEPGGISHDWWRVGRFLHACGVGKGDIVQNCFGYHLTPAGMIFENGARAVGAAVLPAGTGQTELQARAAHDIGVTAYAGTPDYLKVILDKADEMGLKLGITKAAVGGGALFPSLRQEYAERGITCLQCYATADLGNIAYESEAADGMIVDEGVIVEIVTPGTGTPVKPGEVGEVVVTSLNPDYPLIRFATGDLSAIMEGVSPCGRTNIRIKGWMGRADQTTKIKGMFVRPEQVAALVSRHDEISRARVIATREGEMDVMTVQIEADGGEPETYAGAVTDTLKLKGRIEIVAKGSLPNDGKVIEDQRSYE; encoded by the coding sequence ATGACCCGCTACTTCGACGACCTCGAAACCCGCACCCCCGAAGACCGCGCCGCCGACCTGGCCCGCGCCCTGCCCGAGCAGATCGCACGCGCCCAGGCCCTGCCCGGCTATGGCGACACGTTGCGCCCGGTCGACCCCAACGCCATCACCAGTGTCGAGGCCTTGTCGGTGCTGCCGGTGCTGCGCAAGAGCGACCTTGGCAAGGCCCAGTCGGGCACGCCCCCCTTCGGCGGGCTGACCACCCTGTCGCCCGACGGCTTCGCGCATATCTTCCAGTCGCCCGGCCCGATCTACGAACCGGGCGGCATCAGCCATGACTGGTGGCGCGTGGGCCGGTTCCTGCATGCCTGCGGCGTGGGCAAGGGCGATATCGTGCAGAACTGTTTCGGCTATCACCTGACCCCCGCCGGCATGATCTTCGAGAACGGCGCCCGCGCCGTGGGCGCCGCCGTGCTGCCCGCCGGCACCGGCCAGACCGAGCTTCAGGCCCGCGCCGCGCATGATATCGGCGTCACCGCCTATGCCGGCACGCCCGACTATCTCAAGGTGATTCTGGACAAGGCCGACGAGATGGGCCTCAAGCTCGGCATCACCAAGGCGGCGGTGGGCGGCGGTGCGCTCTTCCCCTCTCTCCGGCAGGAATACGCCGAGCGGGGCATCACCTGTCTGCAATGTTATGCCACCGCCGACCTGGGCAATATCGCCTATGAAAGCGAGGCCGCCGACGGCATGATCGTCGACGAGGGCGTGATCGTGGAAATCGTGACGCCCGGCACCGGCACGCCCGTGAAACCCGGCGAGGTGGGCGAGGTGGTGGTCACCTCGCTCAACCCCGACTATCCGCTCATCCGCTTCGCCACCGGCGATCTGTCGGCGATCATGGAGGGCGTAAGCCCCTGCGGCCGCACGAATATTCGCATCAAGGGCTGGATGGGCCGGGCCGATCAGACGACCAAGATCAAGGGCATGTTCGTGCGCCCCGAGCAGGTGGCGGCGCTGGTCTCGCGCCATGACGAGATCTCGCGCGCCCGCGTCATCGCCACCCGCGAAGGCGAGATGGACGTCATGACCGTACAGATCGAAGCCGATGGCGGAGAGCCCGAAACCTATGCCGGCGCGGTGACCGATACGCTCAAGCTGAAGGGCCGGATCGAGATCGTCGCCAAGGGCAGCCTTCCAAACGACGGCAAAGTCATAGAGGATCAACGCAGCTACGAGTGA
- a CDS encoding peptidoglycan-binding domain-containing protein, translating to MFRLCSGLVTALCLIAPAALAEDLALVIGDRGQAIAYQEEDGADAGAFRDALTQAGFRVVEPPDRDIRSMRLAAVNVETALTEGRVDRLVIVATGPFATDGSDSWVLSNNAQGVKRVMVGAMGISLNALTAIATQQDIPVVMMVSPGRMPKGLAAGLQPGPRAYRMSEDVTYITGPSPALADMLAGSVLLEGVSFAELAQNAPDGVKVEGDLSRTAGLMGSAAMPPSDEAVETGFWQAVQTFDTISAYRMYLGEYPEGTHAGEARERIAYLQDEPEREAKSTEEGLGLSRNDRREIQRNLALIGFDPKGIDGIFGPGSRAAISDWQQENGFGVTGYLTGNQLLRLRDQAQAEAKRQEEEARRRQEEEERKDRAYWQETGEAGGEDGLRAYLDRYPDGLYADEAQEALDQIEAAKREDAEREEREAWDAARSSDTAESYSAFLNTYPDSTFAGAARARLNELTDQRENAAEIEAARAQERQFTSTLIARVLIERRLASLGTNPGAADGDFTRQTRRAIRQFQRSRNLPVTGFISQATMVQLMAGR from the coding sequence ATGTTTCGACTGTGTTCCGGGCTGGTGACAGCCCTCTGCCTCATCGCGCCCGCGGCGCTGGCCGAAGACCTTGCGCTGGTGATCGGTGACCGGGGCCAGGCCATCGCCTACCAGGAGGAGGACGGCGCCGATGCCGGCGCGTTCCGCGATGCGCTGACCCAGGCCGGCTTCCGCGTGGTCGAGCCCCCCGACCGCGATATCCGCAGCATGCGGCTGGCCGCCGTGAACGTGGAAACCGCCCTCACCGAGGGCCGGGTCGACCGGCTGGTGATCGTGGCAACGGGGCCGTTTGCCACCGATGGCAGCGACAGCTGGGTGCTGTCCAACAATGCGCAAGGCGTGAAACGGGTGATGGTGGGGGCGATGGGCATATCGCTCAACGCGCTGACCGCGATCGCCACGCAGCAGGATATTCCCGTCGTGATGATGGTCTCGCCCGGGCGGATGCCCAAGGGGCTGGCCGCCGGGCTGCAACCGGGGCCGCGGGCCTACCGGATGAGCGAGGACGTGACCTATATCACCGGCCCGTCGCCCGCGCTGGCCGACATGCTGGCAGGGTCGGTGCTGCTCGAGGGCGTGTCCTTCGCCGAGCTGGCCCAGAACGCGCCCGATGGCGTGAAGGTCGAGGGCGACCTGTCGCGCACCGCCGGGCTGATGGGCTCCGCCGCGATGCCGCCGTCGGACGAGGCGGTGGAAACCGGCTTCTGGCAGGCGGTGCAGACCTTCGACACGATATCGGCCTACCGGATGTATCTGGGCGAATACCCCGAGGGCACCCATGCCGGCGAGGCCCGCGAGCGGATCGCCTATCTCCAGGACGAGCCCGAGCGCGAGGCGAAGTCGACCGAGGAGGGGCTTGGCCTCTCCCGCAACGACCGCCGCGAGATCCAGCGCAACCTCGCCCTGATCGGCTTTGACCCGAAAGGCATCGACGGCATCTTCGGCCCCGGCAGCCGCGCCGCCATCAGCGACTGGCAGCAGGAGAACGGCTTCGGCGTGACCGGCTACCTGACCGGCAACCAGCTTCTCCGGCTGCGTGACCAGGCCCAGGCCGAGGCGAAGCGGCAGGAAGAGGAAGCCCGCCGCCGCCAGGAAGAGGAAGAGCGCAAGGACCGCGCCTATTGGCAGGAAACCGGCGAAGCGGGCGGCGAAGACGGCCTGCGCGCCTATCTCGACCGCTATCCCGACGGGCTTTATGCCGACGAGGCGCAGGAGGCGCTCGACCAGATCGAGGCCGCCAAGCGCGAAGATGCCGAGCGCGAGGAGCGTGAGGCCTGGGATGCCGCCCGCAGCTCGGATACCGCCGAAAGCTACAGCGCGTTTCTCAACACCTATCCCGACAGCACCTTTGCCGGCGCGGCCCGCGCCCGGCTGAACGAGCTGACCGACCAGCGCGAGAACGCCGCCGAGATCGAGGCAGCCCGGGCGCAGGAGCGCCAGTTCACCTCGACCCTGATCGCCCGCGTGCTGATCGAGCGGCGGCTGGCAAGCCTTGGCACCAACCCGGGCGCGGCGGATGGCGACTTCACCCGCCAGACGCGCCGGGCGATCCGCCAGTTCCAGCGCTCGCGCAACCTGCCGGTGACCGGCTTCATCTCGCAGGCGACGATGGTACAGCTGATGGCCGGGCGCTAG
- a CDS encoding YbaB/EbfC family nucleoid-associated protein: MFKGLGQMGDMAKMMKAAQEMQQKMASLQEEMHNMTVEGESGAGLVKATCTVKGELKGLDIDPSIFNPDDKEAVEDLILAAIKNAQTRANEKAKEEMGKITEGMGLPKDMDLPF, translated from the coding sequence ATGTTCAAGGGACTGGGCCAGATGGGCGACATGGCCAAGATGATGAAGGCCGCGCAGGAAATGCAGCAGAAGATGGCCAGCCTGCAGGAAGAGATGCACAACATGACCGTCGAAGGCGAAAGCGGCGCCGGTCTCGTGAAAGCCACCTGCACCGTCAAGGGCGAGCTCAAGGGCCTCGACATCGACCCCTCGATCTTCAACCCGGACGACAAGGAAGCGGTCGAAGACCTCATCCTTGCCGCCATCAAGAACGCCCAGACCCGCGCCAACGAGAAGGCGAAAGAGGAGATGGGCAAGATCACCGAGGGCATGGGCCTGCCCAAGGACATGGACCTGCCGTTCTGA
- the recR gene encoding recombination mediator RecR: protein MNSTRDIDALIEMMAKLPGLGPRSARRAVLHLIRKRELLLMPLADQMQRVAATARECENCGNVGTTELCDICTAEKRANGQICVVEDVADLWAMERSQVFKGRYHVLGGTLSALDQIGPEQLRIPKLIDRIDTEQITEVILAVGATVDGQTTAHYIADQLEGRVRLTSLAQGVPIGGELDYLDDGTITAALNARKDI from the coding sequence ATGAACTCCACCCGCGATATCGACGCCCTGATCGAGATGATGGCCAAGCTCCCCGGTCTCGGCCCCCGCTCGGCCCGCCGCGCGGTGCTGCACCTCATCCGCAAGCGCGAGCTGCTGCTGATGCCGCTCGCCGACCAGATGCAGCGCGTCGCCGCCACCGCCCGCGAATGCGAAAATTGCGGCAATGTCGGCACCACCGAGCTCTGCGATATCTGCACCGCCGAGAAACGCGCAAACGGCCAGATCTGCGTGGTCGAAGACGTGGCCGACCTCTGGGCGATGGAACGCTCGCAGGTCTTCAAGGGCCGCTACCACGTCCTCGGCGGCACCCTCTCGGCGCTCGACCAGATCGGCCCCGAGCAGCTCCGCATTCCCAAGCTGATCGACCGCATCGACACCGAGCAGATCACCGAGGTCATCCTCGCCGTCGGCGCCACCGTCGACGGCCAGACCACCGCCCATTACATCGCCGACCAGCTCGAAGGCCGCGTTCGCCTCACCTCGCTGGCGCAGGGCGTGCCCATCGGCGGCGAGCTCGACTACCTCGACGACGGCACCATCACCGCCGCCCTCAACGCCCGCAAGGACATCTAG